In Opitutaceae bacterium TAV5, one genomic interval encodes:
- a CDS encoding GxxExxY protein yields the protein MHPLFQKADAISGPSIAAVIEVHRNKGPGLLESIYERCLMHELSLRKLASRNQGPVKITYKDLVFEENLRFDILVNECLLLEGKCVERILPIQKAQLMTYMRLLDIPVGLIFNYNTVTIKDDMHRLILPGANIS from the coding sequence ATGCACCCGCTGTTTCAAAAGGCCGACGCCATTTCCGGACCCTCCATCGCTGCCGTAATTGAAGTTCACCGCAACAAAGGCCCCGGGCTGCTCGAATCCATTTACGAGCGATGCCTGATGCACGAGCTCTCCCTGCGCAAACTTGCATCCCGAAACCAGGGTCCTGTCAAAATAACTTACAAAGACCTCGTTTTTGAGGAAAACCTGCGTTTCGACATTCTTGTAAACGAGTGCCTTCTACTTGAGGGCAAGTGCGTCGAAAGAATCCTGCCCATTCAGAAGGCCCAACTCATGACCTACATGCGCCTCCTCGACATTCCCGTCGGCCTCATTTTCAACTACAATACCGTCACCATCAAAGATGACATGCACCGCCTTATTCTGCCCGGCGCCAATATTTCATAA
- the rplT gene encoding 50S ribosomal protein L20 (binds directly to 23S ribosomal RNA prior to in vitro assembly of the 50S ribosomal subunit), whose translation MARATNSPASRRRRKRMLKNAKGYYASKSKLFRYAKDAVQHAWQYAYRDRRKKKGEFRALWIVRLNAACRAAGISYSRFIEGLHAANIELDRKVLSDLAIRDEVAFNAVVKQVQDALKTKAAAASAAKA comes from the coding sequence ATGGCTCGTGCAACCAACTCTCCCGCTTCCCGCCGCCGGCGCAAGCGGATGCTCAAAAACGCGAAGGGCTACTACGCCAGCAAGTCGAAGCTCTTCCGCTACGCCAAGGACGCCGTCCAGCACGCGTGGCAATACGCTTACCGCGACCGTCGCAAGAAGAAGGGCGAATTCCGCGCCCTCTGGATCGTGCGTCTCAACGCCGCCTGCCGCGCCGCCGGCATCAGCTACAGCCGCTTCATCGAGGGCCTCCACGCCGCGAACATCGAACTCGACCGCAAGGTTCTGTCCGATCTCGCGATCCGCGACGAGGTCGCCTTTAACGCCGTGGTCAAACAAGTCCAGGACGCGTTGAAGACCAAGGCCGCCGCCGCCAGCGCCGCGAAAGCCTGA
- a CDS encoding glutamyl-tRNA(Gln) amidotransferase translates to MPATPLTYRTIADLSDALARKELSSVELTQAVIDRTAAVEPKVNAFNSYDPADALAQAAASDARRAAGHARGPLDGIPVAIKDVISVANQPLTASSKILANYVSPYDATVIQKLRHAGAVIWGRLNLDELAMGSSTENSAFKTTSNPYDLDCVPGGSSGGSAAAVAAGEAIATLGSDTGGSIRQPAALCNVVGLKPTYGLVSRYGLAAFASSLDQIGPFTRTVEDAALLLQAIAGHDPHDSTSCQVALPDYRAGLHRQSASSEAPRRLGIPKEYFGEGLDPEVGAAVEQAIAHYKKLGYEIRDVSLPHTEHCLSVYYILSTAECSSNLARLDGIRYGYRSPNATGAVDIYSKTRAEGFGPEVKRRVILGTYVLSSGYYDAYYLRAQKVRTLIRQDFLNAFGQVDAIVTPTSPTPAFRKGERSANPMAMYLSDIYTIGANLAGIPGISIPCGFTRAGLPIGLQLLGQPLKEADLLAIAHAYDSVHDWHTRHPAL, encoded by the coding sequence ATGCCGGCCACACCGCTCACGTACCGCACCATTGCCGATCTCTCCGACGCCCTCGCCCGCAAGGAACTTTCTTCGGTCGAACTCACGCAGGCCGTCATCGACCGTACCGCTGCCGTCGAACCAAAGGTCAACGCCTTCAACTCGTACGACCCCGCCGACGCGCTCGCGCAAGCCGCCGCCTCCGACGCCCGCCGCGCCGCCGGCCATGCCCGTGGCCCGCTCGACGGCATTCCCGTTGCCATCAAGGACGTCATTTCCGTCGCCAACCAACCCCTGACCGCTTCGAGCAAAATCCTCGCCAACTACGTTTCCCCCTACGACGCCACCGTCATTCAAAAACTCCGCCACGCCGGCGCCGTCATCTGGGGCCGCCTCAACCTCGACGAACTCGCCATGGGTTCGTCCACGGAAAACTCCGCCTTCAAGACCACCAGCAACCCCTACGACCTCGACTGCGTCCCCGGCGGCTCTTCCGGAGGCAGCGCCGCCGCCGTCGCGGCCGGCGAAGCCATCGCCACCCTCGGCTCCGACACCGGCGGCTCCATCCGCCAGCCCGCCGCCCTCTGCAACGTCGTCGGACTCAAGCCCACCTACGGCCTCGTCTCCCGCTACGGCCTCGCCGCCTTCGCCAGTTCGCTCGACCAGATCGGCCCCTTCACCCGCACCGTCGAAGACGCCGCCCTCCTCCTGCAAGCCATCGCCGGCCACGACCCGCACGACTCGACCTCCTGCCAGGTCGCCCTTCCCGACTACCGCGCCGGCCTCCATCGCCAATCCGCCTCCTCCGAGGCGCCCCGCCGGCTCGGCATCCCCAAGGAATATTTCGGTGAAGGCCTCGACCCTGAAGTCGGCGCCGCCGTCGAGCAGGCCATCGCTCACTACAAAAAACTCGGCTACGAAATCCGCGACGTTTCCCTGCCTCATACCGAGCATTGCCTGAGTGTTTATTACATCCTTTCCACGGCCGAGTGTTCCTCCAACCTCGCCCGCCTCGACGGCATCCGCTACGGTTACCGCTCCCCCAACGCCACCGGTGCCGTTGACATCTACAGCAAAACCCGGGCCGAAGGTTTTGGTCCCGAAGTCAAACGCCGTGTCATCCTCGGCACCTACGTCCTCAGCAGCGGCTACTACGACGCCTATTACCTCCGCGCGCAAAAAGTCCGCACCCTGATCCGCCAGGATTTCCTGAACGCCTTCGGGCAAGTCGACGCCATCGTCACGCCCACGAGCCCCACGCCTGCGTTCCGCAAAGGCGAGCGCTCCGCCAACCCGATGGCCATGTATTTGTCCGACATCTACACGATCGGCGCCAACCTCGCCGGCATCCCCGGCATCAGCATCCCGTGCGGTTTCACCCGGGCCGGCCTCCCCATCGGCCTGCAACTCCTCGGCCAGCCGCTGAAAGAAGCCGACCTCCTCGCCATCGCCCACGCCTACGACTCCGTTCACGACTGGCACACCCGCCATCCCGCTCTCTGA
- a CDS encoding endonuclease, whose translation MRLMKNASRRIDAPSSPARARGDIGEQAAADYLRAKGYRILARNWRNPADRREELDLICDDAGIIVFVEVKTRAATALVPGYHAVSRAKKLVLRRACRAWLHGCDPRPDHYRFDIVDVAMTRSNTVVDVFHYECIPLF comes from the coding sequence ATGAGGCTCATGAAAAACGCCTCTCGCCGTATCGATGCACCTTCCTCACCTGCCCGTGCCCGTGGCGACATCGGAGAACAGGCCGCGGCCGATTACCTCCGCGCCAAGGGCTACCGCATCCTCGCCCGCAACTGGCGCAACCCCGCCGACCGTCGCGAAGAGCTCGACCTGATCTGCGACGACGCCGGCATCATCGTCTTTGTCGAAGTCAAAACCCGCGCCGCCACCGCGCTCGTCCCCGGTTACCACGCCGTCAGCCGGGCCAAAAAACTCGTCCTCCGGCGTGCCTGCCGCGCCTGGCTCCACGGCTGCGACCCCCGTCCCGATCATTACCGCTTCGACATTGTCGACGTCGCCATGACCCGCAGTAACACCGTGGTCGATGTCTTCCACTACGAATGCATCCCTCTCTTTTAA
- the pheS gene encoding phenylalanyl-tRNA synthase subunit alpha (catalyzes a two-step reaction, first charging a phenylalanine molecule by linking its carboxyl group to the alpha-phosphate of ATP, followed by transfer of the aminoacyl-adenylate to its tRNA; forms a heterotetramer of alpha(2)beta(2); binds two magnesium ions per tetramer; type 1 subfamily), which produces MQDQLTALLAQARAELPALKTRPEFEAAKARYVGPNGALTACMKQMGSLPKEQKPVVGKLINEAKTTLAAELDAALARIEDAELSAHLGPAIDPTLPSPDDQEGSFHPLTRTRDLIAATFRKLGFVIAEGPELESEWYCFDALNTPDDHPARDMQDTLFLPPSTRATEATKKADEAYVLRTHTSSVQIRTMLARKPPIRIIAPGRCFRRDTVDATHSANFHQVEGLWVDRNVTVRDLKSILDSFVREIFGTTAETRLRPSFFPFTEPSFEMDIKAPNLGRLSDRWLEIMGCGLVDPKVFANVDIDPEQWTGLAFGMGIERIAMLIHGIDDIRHFYANDLRFLRQFA; this is translated from the coding sequence ATGCAAGACCAGCTCACCGCTCTCCTCGCCCAGGCCCGCGCCGAACTCCCGGCCCTGAAAACGCGCCCCGAGTTCGAAGCCGCCAAAGCCCGCTACGTCGGCCCCAACGGCGCCCTCACCGCCTGCATGAAGCAGATGGGCAGCCTCCCCAAGGAGCAAAAACCCGTGGTCGGCAAACTCATCAACGAGGCGAAAACCACCCTCGCCGCCGAGCTCGACGCCGCCCTCGCCCGTATCGAGGACGCCGAACTCTCCGCGCATCTCGGCCCCGCCATCGACCCCACCCTCCCCTCGCCCGATGACCAGGAGGGCAGCTTCCATCCGCTCACCCGCACCCGCGACCTCATCGCCGCCACCTTCCGCAAACTCGGTTTCGTCATCGCCGAAGGCCCCGAACTCGAAAGCGAGTGGTACTGCTTCGACGCGCTCAACACTCCCGACGATCACCCCGCGCGCGACATGCAGGACACGCTTTTCCTGCCACCCTCGACCCGAGCCACCGAAGCCACCAAAAAAGCCGACGAGGCCTACGTCCTGCGCACCCACACCAGCTCCGTGCAAATAAGGACCATGCTCGCGCGCAAGCCCCCCATCCGGATTATCGCTCCCGGCCGCTGTTTCCGCCGCGACACCGTCGACGCCACCCACTCCGCCAATTTCCATCAGGTCGAAGGCCTCTGGGTGGACCGCAACGTCACCGTCCGCGACCTCAAGAGCATCCTCGACAGTTTTGTCCGCGAGATCTTCGGCACCACCGCCGAAACCCGCCTCCGTCCGAGCTTTTTCCCGTTCACCGAACCCAGTTTCGAAATGGACATCAAGGCTCCCAACCTCGGCCGCCTCAGCGACCGCTGGCTCGAAATCATGGGCTGCGGCCTCGTCGACCCGAAAGTTTTCGCCAACGTCGACATCGACCCGGAGCAATGGACCGGCCTCGCCTTCGGCATGGGTATCGAGCGCATTGCCATGCTCATCCACGGCATCGACGACATCCGCCACTTCTACGCCAACGACCTCCGCTTCCTCCGCCAGTTCGCGTGA
- a CDS encoding 50S ribosomal protein L35, with product MQKTKKSVAKRFKLTAKGKLMRRTPGFRHLLASKSTKQKRRASQDKQVAEGHAAPLKRCLPYGL from the coding sequence ATGCAAAAGACCAAAAAGTCCGTCGCCAAGCGCTTCAAGCTGACCGCCAAAGGCAAGCTGATGCGTCGCACGCCCGGTTTCCGTCACTTGCTGGCCTCCAAGAGCACGAAGCAAAAGCGCCGTGCCTCGCAGGACAAGCAAGTTGCCGAAGGCCACGCTGCACCGCTGAAGCGCTGCCTGCCCTACGGCCTCTGA
- a CDS encoding phenylalanyl-tRNA synthetase subunit beta, producing MKISLQWLARYIDLSGLTLVQITDALPMLGLEVEDTASAGLPPLKNVVIGKILSFEKHPKADKLSVCRVDTGDPAGPRQIVCGAKNFTTNDLVPVALPGAVLPGDFEIKISKLRDVESQGMMCSARELGLGQDHEGLLILTTRNLPVGTSINDHFPQPDTVLDLSITANRGDCLGHIGVARDLAAWFDRPLRLPDLADPTPSAPVPSADAADLLASVATTIDTCPYYTATVIRGVKVAPSPDWLARDLTAAGLRPINNIVDITNWVMLETGQPLHAFDSANIGGRQIKIRPAAPGEKLKLLDQGRTVALETTDCVIADAEKPMALGGIMGGANSGVTDATTNIVLEAAYFRPGPVRKTSRRLAISTDSAQRYTRDADPAGVLFAARRATALIVELAGGTVIGPRVTVGAPPRGDRTIDLSADYVRARCGFDIPDATIATTLRRLGFTVTEQSGAGVPPASGSLKSTTATWRVTVPSFRAEVDRPIDLVEEFVRIHGTATIPSAPIPAPAPGEIENDDSLATFTRRATAHLVGAGHAECCHYTLCDGRDIAALFGQPTADALALANPLTSELGHIRPSLLPGLLEALKLNLAAHNAPRRLFEIGRVFRPTPDGALRELTAVSFVILAEPTTRTWLKRDAVDFFHAKKLALDLAALAGVNPARLQFHLITDEQADTAASATNSKPQTPNPKPGAAAAALWQRNHSAQTTDRARQVELACGLIDARTARARDIKNHTIIAGELLLPRQVFAAEPKRIRFQPFSSYPPTTRDLALVVDAATPAGEVADKLKTTTAKIIGKTFAIESVNVFDLYQGSGLAAKNLPEGKKSLALSLVFRAPDRTLTDDEVNLAFSKLQAELAKNAAWQIRK from the coding sequence ATGAAAATCAGCCTCCAGTGGCTCGCCCGCTACATCGACCTTTCCGGCCTCACCCTCGTGCAAATCACCGACGCCCTCCCCATGCTCGGCCTTGAAGTCGAGGACACCGCTTCCGCCGGACTCCCCCCGCTCAAGAACGTCGTCATCGGCAAAATCCTCTCCTTCGAAAAACACCCCAAAGCCGACAAACTCTCCGTCTGCCGCGTCGACACCGGCGATCCCGCCGGTCCGCGCCAGATCGTCTGCGGGGCGAAAAACTTCACCACCAACGATCTCGTCCCCGTCGCCCTCCCCGGCGCCGTCCTGCCCGGCGACTTCGAAATCAAGATCAGCAAGCTCCGCGACGTCGAATCGCAGGGCATGATGTGCTCCGCCCGCGAGCTCGGCCTCGGCCAGGACCACGAGGGCCTCCTCATTCTCACCACCCGCAACCTCCCGGTCGGCACCTCCATCAACGACCACTTCCCGCAACCCGACACCGTCCTCGACCTCAGCATCACCGCCAACCGCGGCGATTGCCTCGGCCACATTGGCGTCGCCCGCGACCTCGCCGCCTGGTTCGACCGCCCTCTCCGCCTGCCCGACCTCGCCGACCCCACCCCCTCCGCGCCCGTTCCTTCCGCTGACGCCGCCGACCTCCTCGCCTCTGTCGCCACCACGATCGACACCTGCCCGTATTACACCGCCACCGTCATCCGCGGCGTCAAAGTCGCCCCCTCGCCCGACTGGCTCGCCCGCGACCTCACTGCCGCCGGCCTTCGTCCGATCAACAACATCGTGGACATCACCAACTGGGTGATGCTCGAAACCGGCCAGCCCCTGCACGCCTTCGACTCCGCCAACATCGGTGGCCGCCAGATAAAAATCCGTCCCGCCGCGCCCGGCGAAAAGCTCAAACTCCTCGACCAGGGCCGCACCGTCGCGCTCGAGACCACCGACTGCGTCATCGCCGACGCCGAAAAACCCATGGCCCTCGGCGGCATCATGGGCGGCGCAAACAGCGGCGTGACCGACGCCACCACCAACATCGTTCTCGAAGCCGCGTATTTCCGCCCCGGCCCCGTCCGCAAGACCAGCCGCCGCCTCGCCATTTCCACGGACAGCGCCCAGCGCTACACCCGCGACGCCGATCCCGCCGGTGTCCTGTTCGCCGCCCGCCGCGCCACCGCTCTCATCGTCGAACTCGCCGGCGGCACCGTCATCGGCCCCCGTGTCACCGTCGGAGCCCCCCCGCGCGGCGACCGCACCATCGATCTCTCCGCCGACTACGTCCGCGCCCGTTGCGGTTTCGACATTCCCGACGCCACCATCGCCACCACCCTCCGTCGCCTCGGCTTCACCGTCACGGAACAAAGTGGCGCGGGCGTCCCGCCCGCTTCCGGATCCCTGAAATCCACCACCGCCACCTGGCGCGTCACCGTCCCCTCTTTCCGCGCCGAGGTTGACCGCCCCATCGACCTCGTCGAGGAGTTCGTCCGTATCCACGGTACCGCTACGATCCCCTCCGCGCCCATCCCCGCCCCCGCTCCCGGCGAAATCGAGAACGATGATTCTCTCGCGACCTTCACCCGTCGCGCCACCGCCCACCTCGTCGGCGCCGGCCATGCCGAATGCTGCCACTACACCCTCTGTGACGGACGCGACATCGCTGCGCTTTTCGGCCAGCCGACCGCCGACGCGCTCGCACTCGCCAACCCGCTCACCAGCGAACTCGGCCACATCCGCCCCTCGCTCCTTCCCGGCCTGCTCGAGGCGCTCAAGCTCAACCTCGCCGCGCACAACGCCCCCCGCCGCCTCTTCGAAATCGGCCGCGTCTTCCGGCCGACCCCGGATGGCGCACTCCGCGAACTCACCGCCGTCTCTTTCGTCATCCTCGCCGAGCCGACCACCCGTACCTGGCTCAAACGCGACGCCGTCGATTTCTTTCACGCGAAAAAACTCGCCCTCGATCTCGCCGCCCTCGCCGGTGTCAACCCCGCCCGCCTCCAGTTCCACCTCATCACTGACGAGCAAGCCGACACCGCCGCATCCGCTACCAACTCCAAACCCCAAACCCCAAACCCCAAACCGGGCGCGGCTGCCGCCGCGCTCTGGCAGCGCAACCACTCCGCGCAAACCACCGACCGTGCCCGTCAGGTCGAGCTCGCCTGTGGTCTCATCGACGCCAGAACCGCCCGTGCCCGCGACATCAAAAACCACACCATCATCGCCGGCGAACTGCTCCTCCCCCGCCAGGTTTTCGCGGCCGAGCCAAAACGCATCCGTTTCCAGCCCTTCAGCTCCTATCCGCCGACCACGCGCGACCTCGCTCTCGTCGTCGACGCCGCCACGCCTGCCGGGGAAGTGGCCGACAAGCTCAAGACCACCACGGCCAAAATCATCGGCAAGACCTTCGCCATCGAAAGCGTCAACGTCTTTGATCTGTACCAAGGATCGGGATTGGCAGCAAAAAACCTTCCCGAAGGCAAAAAGAGCCTCGCCCTCTCGCTCGTATTCCGCGCCCCCGACCGCACCCTGACCGACGACGAAGTCAACCTGGCATTCAGCAAGCTCCAGGCCGAACTCGCCAAAAACGCCGCTTGGCAAATCCGCAAATAA
- a CDS encoding magnesium transporter: MPGLTARLDKLVYHYGGKCLPPGKPHAFVYFITLRNISDHTVTLLGRKWVIAQADGNRLVVEGDKIVGETPRLAPGEEFSYNSYHVTGIDAVAHGSFHGIDEQGRRVFTVLPPFAMQIPAGSPDPSCSYDNDGDEPGYSPS, encoded by the coding sequence TTGCCGGGCCTCACCGCCCGCCTCGACAAGCTGGTCTACCACTACGGGGGCAAATGCCTGCCGCCCGGCAAGCCGCACGCGTTTGTCTATTTCATCACCCTGCGCAATATCTCCGACCACACCGTGACGCTGCTCGGCCGCAAATGGGTCATCGCGCAGGCCGACGGCAACCGCCTCGTTGTCGAGGGCGACAAGATCGTCGGCGAAACCCCCCGGCTCGCGCCCGGCGAGGAATTTTCCTATAACAGTTACCACGTCACCGGCATCGACGCCGTCGCGCATGGCAGCTTCCACGGTATCGACGAGCAAGGCCGTCGTGTCTTCACCGTGCTGCCCCCCTTCGCCATGCAGATACCGGCCGGCTCGCCGGATCCGTCCTGCTCGTACGACAACGACGGGGACGAGCCCGGCTACAGCCCGAGCTAG
- a CDS encoding beta-lactamase, translating to MKLTDLNRQGGIGANSTLLRIGDINLLIDSGLHPKIAGRLATPDFARLRDVPLDLIVVTHCHLDHIGSLPVVMREHPDVPVLMSVPSQMLVERMLHNSANVMRRQKEEADIPEYPLFTHEEIDRCAPRFTGIPFGQPKKFRGRKDEIEITLHPAGHVAGAAGVEIRHKHRHIFITGDVLFEDQRTLKGASFPAGHFDTVILETTRGNTERPLGKERVHEVARLVECINDTIQRGGSFLLPAFALGRMQEMLSIVHDARKFGRLVECPVFASGLGMDLADYFDQISRKTKALNFNRAIIKDLKIQPAPRKLNPGEDPQQNALYILSSGMLVENTPSYALASGLVGHARNTVGFVGYCDPDTPGGELLRSAPGDPFLFKTAHVKTKIKARIEKFELSGHADREELLQFAVQTGARSLVLTHGEPEARAWFAQQLAEQAPNIKVLDPVPGTEYLV from the coding sequence ATGAAGTTAACAGACCTGAACCGACAAGGCGGCATCGGAGCCAACTCCACGCTGCTCCGTATCGGCGACATCAATCTCCTCATCGACAGCGGGCTCCATCCCAAGATCGCCGGTCGCCTCGCCACACCCGATTTTGCGCGCCTGCGCGACGTCCCGCTCGACCTGATCGTCGTGACCCATTGTCACCTCGACCACATCGGCAGCCTGCCCGTCGTCATGCGCGAGCACCCCGACGTGCCCGTTCTCATGAGCGTGCCCAGCCAGATGCTCGTCGAGCGCATGCTCCACAACTCGGCCAACGTCATGCGCCGCCAGAAAGAGGAGGCCGACATCCCCGAGTATCCGCTCTTCACGCACGAGGAGATCGACCGCTGCGCCCCGCGCTTCACCGGGATCCCGTTCGGCCAACCCAAAAAATTCCGCGGCCGCAAGGACGAGATCGAGATCACGCTTCACCCCGCCGGCCACGTCGCCGGGGCCGCCGGCGTCGAGATCCGTCACAAGCACCGCCACATCTTCATCACCGGCGACGTGCTCTTCGAAGACCAGCGCACGCTCAAGGGCGCCTCCTTCCCCGCCGGGCACTTCGACACCGTCATCCTCGAAACCACGCGCGGCAACACCGAGCGCCCCCTCGGCAAGGAGCGCGTCCACGAAGTCGCCCGCCTCGTCGAGTGCATCAACGACACCATCCAGCGCGGCGGTTCGTTCCTCCTCCCCGCCTTCGCCCTCGGCCGCATGCAGGAGATGCTCTCCATCGTGCACGACGCCCGCAAGTTCGGCCGCCTCGTCGAGTGCCCCGTCTTCGCCTCCGGCCTCGGCATGGACCTCGCCGACTACTTCGACCAGATCTCGCGCAAGACCAAGGCGCTCAATTTCAACCGCGCCATCATCAAGGATCTGAAGATCCAGCCCGCCCCCCGCAAACTCAACCCCGGCGAGGACCCGCAGCAAAACGCGCTCTACATCCTCAGCTCCGGCATGCTCGTGGAAAACACCCCGAGCTACGCGCTCGCCTCCGGCCTCGTCGGCCACGCCCGCAACACCGTCGGCTTCGTCGGTTACTGCGATCCCGATACGCCCGGCGGCGAACTCCTCCGCTCCGCGCCCGGCGATCCGTTCCTCTTCAAGACCGCGCATGTCAAAACGAAGATCAAGGCGCGCATCGAAAAATTCGAACTCAGCGGCCACGCCGACCGAGAGGAACTGCTGCAATTCGCCGTCCAGACCGGCGCCCGCAGCCTCGTCCTCACGCACGGCGAGCCCGAAGCCCGCGCCTGGTTCGCGCAGCAGCTCGCCGAGCAGGCGCCCAACATCAAGGTGCTCGATCCCGTCCCCGGCACCGAATACCTGGTGTGA
- the gatC gene encoding glutamyl-tRNA amidotransferase subunit C (allows the formation of correctly charged Asn-tRNA(Asn) or Gln-tRNA(Gln) through the transamidation of misacylated Asp-tRNA(Asn) or Glu-tRNA(Gln) in organisms which lack either or both of asparaginyl-tRNA or glutaminyl-tRNA synthetases; reaction takes place in the presence of glutamine and ATP through an activated phospho-Asp-tRNA(Asn) or phospho-Glu-tRNA; some Mycoplasma proteins contain an N-terminal fusion to an unknown domain) codes for MSSPADLNIDHVARLARIELTAEEKATFAAQLGDVLQHIDKLKQVDVTHVEPTAHGFPIYNVWQADEPGPVFTPEQALANAPARRDNMISVPKVVE; via the coding sequence ATGTCCTCACCTGCCGACCTCAACATCGACCACGTCGCCCGTCTCGCCCGCATCGAGCTTACGGCCGAAGAGAAAGCCACCTTCGCCGCCCAGCTCGGCGACGTCCTCCAGCACATCGACAAACTCAAACAGGTGGACGTCACCCACGTCGAACCCACCGCGCACGGCTTTCCGATCTACAACGTCTGGCAGGCCGACGAACCCGGCCCCGTCTTTACTCCGGAGCAAGCCCTCGCCAACGCTCCCGCCCGACGCGACAACATGATCTCCGTCCCAAAAGTCGTCGAATAA
- a CDS encoding aspartyl/glutamyl-tRNA amidotransferase subunit B, protein MQYEAVIGLEVHIQLKTRTKMFTRAPAGYGHEPNTLTDPVVLALPGALPVLNKAAIDQIIKAGLLVGCTIAPECRWDRKNYFYPDSPKNYQLTQQFHPICLGGEVEIELPGPARNIMGEHKKIPLNRIHLEEDVGKLNHHATDSLVDYNRAGTPLMELVTEPALHSADEAFAFLTALRAVMVQGGVSDCDMEKGQMRCDANVSIRPAGSTTLGTKVEMKNLNSISYVRDGIAHEIRRQTALVQSGGRVVQETRDYDGLTGASQSLRTKEDAHDYRFFPDPDLLPVRVDDAWKATIAATLPERPFDRQRRLMADYSLPYTITSVLIWDKPLAGYYDTAVQLAGPALAQPLGNWITNDLLRELGAANATFDEAAAKIPPANLVALVKLIADGLLTNNTAKEVFIDMFATGDAPEAIADRRGLKTVPTDSNELEQWCRDAIAANEKAANEFRAGKESAINGLKGPVMKASRGKANPKQVDETLRRLLASG, encoded by the coding sequence ATGCAATACGAAGCCGTCATCGGACTTGAAGTCCATATCCAGCTCAAAACCCGGACCAAGATGTTCACCCGAGCTCCCGCCGGCTACGGGCACGAACCCAACACCCTCACCGATCCCGTCGTTCTCGCTCTCCCCGGCGCGCTTCCTGTCCTCAACAAGGCCGCCATCGACCAGATCATCAAAGCCGGTCTTCTCGTCGGCTGCACCATCGCCCCCGAATGCCGCTGGGATCGCAAAAACTACTTCTACCCCGACTCTCCCAAAAACTACCAGCTCACCCAGCAATTCCACCCCATCTGCCTCGGCGGCGAAGTCGAAATCGAACTCCCCGGTCCCGCCCGCAACATCATGGGCGAACACAAAAAAATCCCTCTCAACCGCATCCACCTCGAAGAAGACGTCGGCAAACTCAACCACCACGCCACCGACTCCCTCGTCGACTACAATCGCGCCGGCACCCCGCTGATGGAGCTCGTCACCGAACCGGCACTCCACTCCGCCGATGAAGCCTTCGCCTTCCTCACCGCCCTGCGCGCCGTCATGGTCCAGGGCGGCGTTTCCGACTGCGACATGGAAAAAGGCCAGATGCGCTGCGATGCCAACGTCTCCATCCGTCCTGCCGGCAGCACGACGCTCGGCACCAAGGTCGAAATGAAGAATCTCAACTCGATCTCCTACGTCCGCGACGGCATCGCCCACGAAATCAGACGCCAGACCGCTCTCGTCCAGTCCGGCGGCCGGGTCGTGCAGGAAACCCGCGACTACGACGGTCTCACTGGCGCTTCGCAATCCCTCCGTACCAAGGAAGACGCGCATGACTACCGCTTTTTCCCCGACCCCGACCTCCTGCCCGTCCGTGTGGATGACGCCTGGAAAGCCACCATCGCCGCCACGCTTCCCGAACGCCCCTTCGACCGCCAGCGCCGCCTGATGGCCGATTACAGCCTCCCCTACACCATCACCAGCGTCCTCATCTGGGACAAACCCCTCGCCGGCTACTACGACACCGCCGTCCAGCTCGCCGGCCCCGCTCTCGCGCAGCCGCTGGGCAACTGGATCACCAACGATCTTCTCCGTGAACTCGGCGCGGCCAATGCGACTTTCGACGAAGCCGCCGCGAAAATCCCTCCGGCCAACCTCGTTGCTCTCGTGAAACTCATCGCCGACGGCCTTCTCACGAACAACACCGCCAAAGAAGTTTTCATCGACATGTTCGCCACCGGCGACGCCCCCGAGGCCATCGCCGATCGCCGTGGTCTCAAGACCGTCCCGACCGACTCCAACGAACTCGAGCAATGGTGCCGCGATGCCATCGCCGCCAACGAAAAGGCCGCCAACGAATTCCGCGCCGGCAAGGAATCCGCCATCAACGGCCTCAAAGGCCCCGTGATGAAAGCCAGTCGCGGCAAAGCCAATCCGAAACAGGTCGACGAAACCCTCCGCCGCCTGCTGGCCTCCGGCTGA